The DNA sequence gaccccgggctggggcgaaaattttcagtacctagttgtgattatttagtgctctatatattaattaattaattatcacatgtatcgtttagatcctaggggtaaacgtaaggttgggtgttataattgtttgtttgtgcttatatatatatatatatatatatatatatatatatatatataaaggagCAACATAATGAAGATGCTTTCATGTTAATTTGACAAATAGTTGATCCGTGGTTCTTCAGAATTATCCGATCcaatatattcatatgtaaacTTTTGACACCCTATTATATCCGCTCCCCGAAATTTATATCTACGGTTCTATATTGGAATGTACACGTTTAATTAATAGATCTTGGCCTGGCACCGTAGATCGTGTTCGAACATATATGAATCTACACTTATGTTAGCCTTGAGCTTCCCAGGATAAGTTTTTGTATGAATTCTTTACAAAGTCCAGAGTTGGCCCCTCCCTGGCTTTAGGGATCATGATTTGCTCAAACttgaatttctattaattttcaAGTTTAGGCATTTCTGATATAAAGGGTGtttgagaagagttttgaaacGCCCCACCTAATTTTCACTGTGATATGCTTTTAGAAGGAGATATAACATACTTGAATCTCAAGATTATGAATGAGAAGAAGACGTTTCAAGTTTTTAAGAACTTGTATCCAATCCCATTGTAAGTGTTATATTACAATGAATATGAATTAATTAAACTTGAGTCCCCACATCAAAGTGATGTTTTGtgtgaatttatttaaaaatgacccagtggttctggcgAAGAagagaatatataaaaatataaaaagctAGACCAACGCCAGACGATGGACTAGTTTTTATTAAGAAAACCCTACTTGAACTTATGGCTCAGGCGAGCTTCTAAACCCAAAGAACATGCAAATCTTTACATAAACACACTATTATCAAAAATCAAGAAATACTATTTAAAAAGTTAAACAGCATTGATTGCGTGGCGTAGaaaacatataattatatgtattgtgtgtatttataaataaacaacattAAGTCATATTTATAACTTAATGATAGTACATAAATgttaaattttcttaaaatagaATGTTAATTATAGTCACACACACATTATGAATACTCACACTATATCCTGCTTTCTTGGCCTTGTGAGGTTCACCAACAAACCACGGAAAAGTCAAATTATACTGAACCACAATAATCGATTTGTAATCAGCAGCATGACgatattaatttaattattctaaatattaatcttaaagtattttaaaattcagaaAACTTTACTTTCCttgttaagtttttttttatttacaatatacaaaatgtaaacGTAAAATCATTTAAGGTGATGAAATAGCCACCTAGATAGCTATTGACCTAAGTAATGCGTACTCCATGTTGTGTATATAGAGCAATGAAAACTGTTCGAGGAGAAATATGTATGAGTAAGGACATATCTGGATACATAGACAGGAGAATTTTTATTGTTCCCCAAACTTGCCAGTTCGTCCGGTATACAGCTGGTGTTGAAGTGGAATTTACAAATACTATTGGGACGCTACGAGTACTGACTGTGTGTTTCAGTCTCGCTTTTTTACATGCAGTCAGTACCATATAAGATGCAAGTTTTAAAGTTCATCGACGTTTTATTTACTTGCAAGGCAATCTGCCAGTTTACTAATTTATCGTGCTACTTTCGGTTTTGACGAATATATTTATCCCTTCTCAGAAAACGAGCGataggtatacatatatacaagtcAAATTCGAACAGAATGTTACCATCAGAATCTTCTCGATAAAAAAAGTAAGCATTATATTTAAATTCATATAGACCGGATATTACGTAGAGCTGAAACACAGGAAAACAATTGGCTGGTGTTCGCGCTCTTCCTCAGTCTGATGTGAACAGCATGGCGGAAGACAACCTTGCGATCATTAAAGACGAAGTCTTACAAAATGCTTCCCTGGAAGCCAATAAGTCGGGAAACATTATGCCAtttctaaaagtcgaattgcaGTGTAAAATCCAGTGTAGACGGCTAGAGCGAGGACAAGATGAAATAGATCTGCGGATGTCATCACCTCCCAGGAAACGGCGTGCGGAGGTATGCTGAGATTTCATTCTCCTAACATAAAATCAAACTTTTGGACTATCGTCAAacgattacattttttttattttaaagtaggcaattataaaaagaaaactatttGGGTGAATTTTAGGTAACTAAGGAGGAATCAGAGCGAATGGAAAAGAGAAAGGAGCAGAATAAAACTGCGGCCAGGAAAttcagagagaaagagaagaAAGAAAAAGCACAACTTCATCAGGTGGCTAATTATACACAATACAATCATGTTCTTGTAACTTGGAAATGGACACGCTCgaattttgaatttattaataattttgtcagtaataaaataaatggctgttttaataaatttaatttttcgaTAAAACACTTAATTACTTTTCAACTGGAAATAAAAATCGGCACTATGTGTAAATATGAATAGAAggaataaatcatttaaaacatCAGGTACGAGTTTGTTCTTGAAAATAAAGAACTAAATGCAAGTCTCGCCaatgatattgatatacattacatgtaccctttgtatcaaaattgatattgaaaaaatacaCAATGTTTTATCTAAATCAAAATTGCAATATCAGAAACTTGTGTGAAaacgaattttatgaaaacatagCGAATCGTTATACTTTCGAATGTTTAACATTATCTTCAATGGTAATgttattacaaatattattaattcatatttataatttattttattttgtcctTGAATTACATagtttaaaatgtatatatttggctttgaaataatttaaaataataattctATGCATAATCATtctaatat is a window from the Ostrea edulis chromosome 5, xbOstEdul1.1, whole genome shotgun sequence genome containing:
- the LOC125650692 gene encoding cyclic AMP-dependent transcription factor ATF-3-like, giving the protein MAEDNLAIIKDEVLQNASLEANKSGNIMPFLKVELQCKIQCRRLERGQDEIDLRMSSPPRKRRAEVTKEESERMEKRKEQNKTAARKFREKEKKEKAQLHQTVKDLQKKNEDLRAKIQQMEAMKAKFHMH